A single region of the Cronobacter condimenti 1330 genome encodes:
- a CDS encoding DUF445 domain-containing protein yields MEKLAELKRAKRLALALLLTAAATFVTTLFLPPGFWVSGVKAIAEAAMVGALADWFAVVALFRRVPIPFISRHTAIIPRKKDRIGENLGQFVQEKFLDTDSLVALIRRHEPAQLLGQWLSQPANAQRVGQNLVQVMSGFLELTDDSRIQGLLKRAVHKAIDKVDLTQTSALMLESMTKNNRHQVLLDALIGRLIRLVQKQSTRDFIARQIVHWLKTEHPRKAKILPTEWLGEHSAELVSSAVNSMLDDISHDQAHQLRLAFDRITVEFIDKLKSDPEMAARADGIKAYLKEDEAFNRYLAELWGDLRGWLKTDMQAGDSRTRQRIADAGQWFGESLMADSALRASFNEHLEQAATSVAPEFATFLTRHISDTVKSWDAREMSQQIELNIGKDLQFIRINGTLVGGTIGLVLYLLSQIPHLL; encoded by the coding sequence ATGGAAAAATTAGCTGAACTGAAGCGCGCCAAGCGTCTGGCGCTCGCCCTGCTGCTGACAGCAGCGGCCACGTTTGTCACCACGCTGTTTCTGCCGCCAGGTTTCTGGGTGAGCGGCGTCAAGGCCATCGCAGAAGCGGCGATGGTCGGCGCGCTGGCGGACTGGTTCGCCGTCGTGGCGCTGTTTCGCCGCGTGCCCATCCCTTTTATCTCGCGCCATACCGCGATTATTCCCCGCAAAAAAGACCGTATCGGCGAGAACCTCGGGCAGTTTGTGCAGGAGAAATTTCTTGATACCGACTCCCTGGTGGCGCTCATCCGGCGCCATGAACCGGCGCAGCTTTTGGGCCAGTGGCTGAGCCAGCCTGCCAACGCGCAACGCGTGGGGCAAAACCTGGTACAGGTGATGAGCGGCTTTCTGGAGCTGACCGACGACAGCCGCATTCAGGGCTTACTGAAACGCGCGGTGCATAAGGCGATTGATAAGGTCGATCTCACCCAGACCAGTGCGCTGATGCTGGAGAGCATGACCAAAAATAACCGCCATCAGGTACTGCTGGATGCGCTCATCGGCAGGCTAATTCGCCTGGTGCAGAAGCAGAGCACGCGCGATTTTATCGCCCGCCAGATTGTGCACTGGTTAAAGACCGAGCACCCGCGTAAGGCGAAAATTCTGCCCACCGAATGGCTCGGCGAACACAGCGCCGAGCTGGTCTCCAGTGCCGTCAATTCGATGCTTGACGACATTAGCCACGACCAGGCGCACCAGTTGCGCCTGGCCTTTGACCGCATCACCGTGGAGTTTATCGACAAACTGAAAAGCGACCCGGAGATGGCCGCGCGCGCTGATGGCATTAAGGCGTACCTGAAAGAGGACGAAGCGTTTAACCGTTACCTGGCTGAGCTGTGGGGCGACCTGCGCGGCTGGCTGAAGACCGACATGCAGGCCGGGGATTCCCGCACCCGCCAGCGCATCGCCGATGCCGGACAGTGGTTCGGCGAGTCACTGATGGCCGATAGCGCTTTGCGCGCCTCGTTCAACGAACATCTCGAACAGGCCGCAACCAGTGTTGCGCCGGAGTTTGCGACGTTCCTGACACGTCACATCAGCGACACGGTAAAAAGCTGGGACGCGCGCGAGATGTCGCAGCAAATAGAGCTCAACATCGGCAAAGACCTACAGTTTATCCGCATCAACGGCACGCTGGTCGGCGGCACCATCGGCTTAGTGCTCTATTTACTGTCGCAGATACCGCATCTGCTCTAA
- the symE gene encoding endoribonuclease SymE: MSTLALPVPPQATTAALVSPAAPSGPAAPRRIRVSYASRFHDGVNLAALTLRGKWLEEAGFPTGTDVEVRVMHGCIVITARAPEPEEPPLMTSLRRVCKLSGRKQQQVQEFIEVIAGKRKKPT; the protein is encoded by the coding sequence ATGTCAACGCTCGCTTTACCCGTCCCGCCGCAAGCCACCACCGCGGCGCTTGTATCGCCCGCCGCGCCATCGGGACCGGCTGCCCCACGCCGCATTCGCGTGAGCTACGCCAGCCGCTTTCATGACGGCGTAAACCTCGCGGCGTTAACCTTGCGTGGCAAGTGGCTTGAAGAAGCGGGGTTTCCTACCGGTACGGATGTAGAAGTGCGGGTGATGCACGGCTGTATCGTCATCACGGCACGCGCGCCAGAACCCGAAGAGCCGCCACTGATGACATCCCTGCGCCGCGTCTGCAAGCTCTCGGGCCGCAAGCAGCAGCAGGTGCAGGAATTTATCGAAGTGATTGCGGGCAAGCGTAAAAAGCCCACGTGA
- a CDS encoding ABC transporter ATP-binding protein codes for MSSIRLRNVTKRFGKTETLHNINLDIADGEFAVFVGPSGCGKSTLLRMIAGLEEVSDGEVLIGDEVMNDVAPAHRGVAMVFQSYALYPHMTVAENMGYGLKVNKVPKDQIRHQVEMVAKTLQLSHLLDRKPKQLSGGQRQRVAIGRAIVRNPQVFMFDEPLSNLDAELRVEMRLHIARLHQEMKTTMVYVTHDQVEAMTLADKIVVMNYGKVEQMGSPMELYYNPVNKFVAGFIGSPKMNFLPATVAHWEEGMLDVTLSQGKTLRLALTTAPLKPGDAVTLGIRPEHLSTGAQADVSLTFNCEVVERLGNNTYLFGQCYGHDNVKILLPGDVHFRAWQEIEVGFSPRDCMVFDADGLRISAETDVPHAH; via the coding sequence ATGTCCAGCATAAGACTGAGGAATGTCACCAAACGGTTCGGGAAAACCGAAACCCTGCACAATATCAATCTCGATATTGCCGACGGCGAATTTGCGGTATTCGTCGGGCCGTCCGGCTGCGGAAAGTCCACGCTGCTGCGCATGATCGCGGGCCTTGAAGAGGTGAGCGACGGCGAGGTGCTGATAGGCGATGAGGTGATGAACGACGTGGCGCCCGCGCACCGCGGCGTGGCGATGGTGTTTCAGTCCTACGCGCTCTACCCGCATATGACGGTTGCCGAAAACATGGGCTACGGGCTTAAGGTCAATAAAGTCCCGAAAGATCAGATCCGTCATCAGGTGGAGATGGTGGCGAAAACGCTGCAGCTTTCACACCTGTTGGATCGCAAGCCGAAACAGCTCTCCGGCGGCCAGCGTCAGCGCGTGGCGATTGGCCGCGCCATCGTGCGTAACCCGCAGGTGTTTATGTTTGATGAGCCGCTTTCGAACCTTGATGCCGAGCTGCGCGTCGAGATGCGCCTGCATATCGCAAGGCTCCATCAGGAGATGAAAACCACGATGGTGTATGTCACTCATGATCAGGTCGAGGCGATGACCCTCGCCGATAAAATCGTGGTGATGAACTACGGCAAAGTGGAGCAGATGGGCTCACCGATGGAACTCTATTACAACCCGGTGAATAAATTTGTGGCCGGGTTTATCGGCTCACCGAAGATGAATTTTCTGCCTGCGACCGTGGCGCACTGGGAAGAAGGCATGCTGGATGTGACGCTCTCGCAGGGCAAGACGTTGCGGCTCGCGCTCACGACCGCGCCCCTGAAGCCGGGCGATGCCGTGACGCTCGGCATTCGCCCGGAGCATCTCTCAACCGGCGCGCAGGCAGACGTGAGCCTGACGTTTAACTGTGAAGTGGTGGAGCGGCTTGGCAACAACACCTATCTGTTTGGCCAGTGCTACGGGCACGATAACGTGAAAATTCTGCTGCCGGGCGACGTGCATTTCCGGGCGTGGCAGGAGATAGAGGTGGGCTTCAGCCCGCGCGACTGCATGGTGTTTGACGCCGATGGGCTGCGCATCAGCGCCGAAACCGACGTACCACACGCCCATTAA
- a CDS encoding extracellular solute-binding protein, which translates to MKKNTLTALVLSALMAGSLTSASVSAATKQLNVWEDIKKSAGIKDAVADFEKQYDVKVNMQEMPFAQQLEKLRLDGPAGIGPDVLVIPNDQLGGAVVQGLLTPLSFDKKETDAFTPSSIAAFHMDNAQYGLPKAVETLVLIYNKDLVEKPFDTLQAWYDFSKAQRAKNQYGLLAKFDQIYYSWGAIGPMGGYIFGKNDKGGFNATDVGLNKPGAVEAVTFLKKFYTDGVFPAGIIGDNGLNAIDSLFTEKKAAAVINGPWAFQPYEAAGINYGVAPLPTLPDGKPMSSFLGVKGYVVSTWSKDKALSQQFIEFINQPKYVKSRYIATREIPPLVSLMDDPVIKDDQKASAVAVQAARASAMPGIPEMGEVWAPANAALELSVTGKQDPKTALDNAVKQITMQIEAMQASNQ; encoded by the coding sequence ATGAAAAAGAACACCCTTACCGCCCTGGTTCTCTCTGCTCTGATGGCCGGCTCGCTGACCAGCGCCAGCGTCAGTGCGGCGACCAAACAGCTTAACGTCTGGGAAGACATCAAAAAATCCGCCGGAATTAAGGATGCTGTGGCGGATTTTGAAAAGCAGTACGACGTGAAAGTGAATATGCAGGAGATGCCGTTCGCGCAGCAGCTCGAAAAACTGCGTCTCGACGGCCCGGCGGGGATCGGCCCCGATGTGCTGGTGATCCCAAACGATCAGCTGGGCGGCGCGGTGGTGCAGGGGCTGTTAACGCCGCTGAGCTTCGACAAAAAAGAGACCGACGCGTTTACGCCGTCCTCTATCGCGGCATTCCACATGGACAACGCGCAATACGGCCTGCCGAAAGCCGTCGAAACGCTGGTGCTTATCTACAACAAAGATCTGGTGGAAAAACCCTTCGACACCCTTCAGGCCTGGTATGACTTCTCTAAAGCGCAGCGCGCGAAAAACCAGTATGGCCTGCTCGCCAAGTTCGACCAGATTTACTACAGCTGGGGCGCTATCGGCCCGATGGGCGGCTACATCTTTGGCAAAAACGACAAAGGCGGCTTTAACGCGACGGACGTTGGCCTGAACAAACCGGGCGCGGTAGAAGCCGTCACCTTCTTAAAAAAATTCTACACCGACGGGGTCTTCCCGGCGGGGATCATCGGCGATAACGGCCTGAACGCTATCGATTCGCTGTTTACTGAGAAAAAAGCCGCGGCGGTGATTAACGGCCCGTGGGCGTTCCAGCCTTACGAAGCCGCAGGCATCAACTATGGCGTGGCGCCGCTGCCGACCCTGCCGGATGGCAAACCGATGAGTTCTTTCCTCGGCGTGAAAGGCTATGTGGTCTCTACCTGGAGTAAAGACAAAGCGCTGTCGCAGCAGTTTATCGAATTTATTAACCAGCCGAAGTATGTGAAATCGCGCTACATCGCTACCCGCGAGATCCCGCCGCTGGTGTCGCTGATGGACGATCCGGTGATTAAAGACGACCAGAAAGCGAGCGCCGTCGCGGTACAGGCAGCACGCGCCAGCGCGATGCCAGGCATTCCGGAAATGGGTGAAGTGTGGGCACCGGCCAACGCTGCGCTGGAGCTGAGCGTCACGGGTAAGCAAGACCCGAAAACCGCACTCGATAACGCCGTGAAGCAAATCACGATGCAGATTGAAGCGATGCAGGCCAGCAATCAGTAA
- a CDS encoding carbohydrate ABC transporter permease: MPVARGAGRHAWCALLCALLPGVGQFYNRQWLKGVTFLVLLASFLGVFHDFLRMGLWGLYTLGEEVPRDNSIFLLAEGILSLLVVGFGVTVYYFSLRDAWVNGKRRDEGLTLNSVRKQYQLLLSDGFPYLMIAPGFILLVFLVVFPILFGFAIAFTNYNLYHTPPAKLVDWVGLKNFVNIFTLSIWRSTFLDVLQWTVVWTLLATTFQCTVGVLLAILVNQKDLRFKPLIRTIFILPWAVPGFVTILVFAGMFNDSFGVINNAILAFFGVSPKPWMTDPFWTKTALIMMQTWLGFPFVFAMTTGVLQAIPDDLYEAAKMDGASTWTRLRTITLPLVLYAIAPIIITQYTFNFNNFNIIYLFNNGGPAVAGSNAGGTDILVSWIYKLTMSSSQYAIAATITILLSIFVVGLALWQFRATKSFKNDETA; the protein is encoded by the coding sequence ATGCCCGTAGCCCGAGGGGCGGGCCGACACGCCTGGTGCGCGCTGCTCTGCGCTCTGCTGCCGGGCGTGGGCCAGTTTTATAACCGTCAGTGGCTAAAAGGCGTCACCTTTCTGGTGCTGCTGGCAAGCTTCCTTGGCGTGTTTCACGATTTCCTGCGTATGGGGCTGTGGGGGCTCTATACGCTGGGTGAAGAAGTGCCGCGCGATAACTCTATCTTCCTGCTGGCCGAGGGCATTCTGAGCCTGCTGGTGGTGGGGTTTGGGGTGACGGTCTATTACTTCTCGCTGCGTGACGCCTGGGTGAATGGCAAGCGCCGCGACGAAGGGCTGACGCTCAACAGCGTACGCAAGCAGTATCAGTTGCTGCTCTCGGACGGCTTCCCGTATCTGATGATTGCACCAGGTTTCATTCTGCTGGTGTTCCTGGTGGTGTTTCCGATCCTGTTTGGGTTTGCCATCGCCTTCACCAATTACAACCTTTACCACACGCCGCCTGCGAAGCTGGTGGACTGGGTGGGGCTTAAGAATTTCGTCAACATTTTCACGCTCTCCATCTGGCGCTCCACATTCCTTGACGTGCTGCAGTGGACGGTGGTCTGGACGCTGCTTGCGACCACCTTTCAGTGCACGGTGGGCGTACTGCTGGCGATCCTGGTGAACCAGAAAGATCTGCGCTTTAAGCCGCTTATCCGCACTATTTTCATCCTGCCGTGGGCGGTGCCGGGCTTTGTCACCATTCTGGTGTTCGCCGGGATGTTTAACGACAGCTTTGGGGTAATTAACAACGCGATTCTGGCCTTCTTCGGCGTCTCGCCGAAGCCGTGGATGACGGACCCGTTCTGGACCAAAACGGCGCTCATCATGATGCAGACGTGGCTCGGCTTTCCGTTTGTGTTCGCCATGACGACCGGCGTGTTGCAGGCCATCCCGGATGATTTGTATGAAGCCGCGAAGATGGACGGCGCCAGTACCTGGACGCGCCTTCGCACCATCACGCTGCCGCTGGTGCTCTATGCGATTGCGCCCATCATCATCACCCAGTACACGTTCAACTTTAACAACTTCAACATCATCTACCTGTTTAACAACGGCGGTCCTGCGGTGGCCGGCTCGAACGCGGGCGGCACTGACATTCTGGTCTCCTGGATTTATAAGCTGACGATGTCTTCGTCCCAGTACGCCATCGCCGCGACAATAACGATTCTGCTCTCCATCTTTGTGGTGGGACTGGCGCTGTGGCAGTTCCGCGCCACGAAATCGTTCAAAAATGACGAGACGGCATAA
- a CDS encoding sugar ABC transporter permease produces MAKRQSMKQEKWLRLSLSWLVILTVSVIIIYPLIWTIGASLNAGNSLLSSSIIPENLSFQHYADLFNGQVNYVTWYWNSMKISFMTMVLTLISVSFTAYAFSRFRFKGRQNGLMLFLLLQMIPQFSALIAIFVLSQLLGLINSHLALVLIYVAGMIPMNTYLMKGYLDAIPKDLDESARMDGASNFRIFIEIIMPLSKPIVAVVALFSFTGPLGDFILSSTILRTPDKYTLPIGLYNLVAQKMGASYTTYAAGAVLIAVPVAILYLALQKYFVSGLTSGSTKG; encoded by the coding sequence ATGGCCAAAAGACAAAGCATGAAACAGGAAAAGTGGCTGCGACTCTCGCTCTCGTGGCTGGTTATCCTGACGGTCAGCGTGATCATTATCTATCCGCTTATCTGGACGATCGGCGCGTCGCTGAATGCGGGCAACAGCCTGCTGAGCAGTTCGATAATCCCGGAAAACCTCTCGTTCCAGCACTATGCCGATCTGTTCAACGGTCAGGTGAATTACGTCACCTGGTACTGGAATTCGATGAAAATCAGCTTCATGACCATGGTGCTGACATTAATTAGCGTCAGTTTCACCGCCTATGCGTTCTCGCGCTTTCGCTTTAAAGGGCGTCAGAACGGGCTGATGTTGTTCCTGTTATTGCAGATGATCCCGCAGTTCTCGGCGCTGATTGCTATTTTCGTGCTGTCGCAGCTGCTGGGGCTTATCAACAGCCACCTGGCGCTGGTGCTGATTTACGTCGCCGGGATGATCCCGATGAATACGTACCTGATGAAGGGGTATCTCGACGCTATCCCGAAAGATCTCGACGAATCCGCGCGCATGGACGGTGCCAGCAATTTTCGGATCTTCATCGAAATCATCATGCCGCTCTCTAAACCTATCGTTGCGGTCGTTGCGCTGTTCTCCTTCACCGGGCCGCTCGGGGATTTCATCTTATCGAGCACCATTCTGCGCACGCCGGATAAATACACGCTGCCTATCGGGCTTTATAACCTGGTGGCGCAGAAGATGGGCGCGAGCTACACCACCTACGCCGCGGGCGCGGTGCTGATTGCCGTACCCGTCGCCATCCTCTATCTGGCCTTACAGAAATACTTCGTCTCCGGCCTGACCTCCGGCAGTACCAAAGGATAA
- a CDS encoding glycoside hydrolase family 53 protein — protein sequence MKLCKPALLAVSLACCFSAFAATMTPITPKPLSLPADFIKGADISTLPELERQGAKFYDAHHKQQDALTILRQNGVNYVRLRLWVDPKDSAGAPYGGGTNDLATTLALAKRVKAQGMKLLLDFHYSDFWTDPGKQFKPKAWENQNYDQLKTTIHDYTRDTIAEFKKAGVLPDMVQIGNEINGGILWPEGKSWGQGGGEFDRLAGLLNAAISGLRENLTQGEQVKIMLHLAEGTKNDTFRWWFDEITKRQVPFDVIGLSMYTYWNGPISALKANMDDISKRYNKDVIVVEAAYAYTLENCDNAENSFQQKEEKDGGYPATVQGQYDYVHDLMQSVANVENHRGKGIFYWEPAWIAVPGNTWATPAGMKYIHDEWKTGNARENQAFFDCHGQVLPSVKVFN from the coding sequence ATGAAACTGTGTAAACCCGCACTGCTTGCCGTCTCGCTGGCCTGCTGTTTTTCCGCTTTCGCCGCCACGATGACGCCGATTACCCCAAAACCGTTGTCGCTCCCGGCAGATTTCATCAAGGGCGCGGATATCTCCACGCTGCCGGAGCTGGAGCGCCAGGGCGCAAAATTTTACGACGCGCACCATAAACAACAGGACGCGCTGACTATCCTGCGCCAGAACGGCGTGAACTATGTGCGCCTGCGCCTGTGGGTTGACCCGAAAGACAGCGCCGGCGCGCCTTATGGCGGCGGCACCAACGATCTCGCCACCACGCTTGCGCTGGCGAAGCGTGTGAAAGCGCAGGGCATGAAGCTGCTGCTCGATTTCCACTACAGCGATTTCTGGACCGACCCCGGCAAACAGTTCAAGCCGAAAGCCTGGGAAAACCAGAATTACGACCAGCTGAAAACCACCATCCACGACTACACCCGCGACACCATCGCTGAATTTAAAAAGGCAGGCGTCCTGCCGGACATGGTGCAGATCGGCAATGAAATTAACGGCGGCATCCTGTGGCCGGAGGGCAAAAGCTGGGGGCAGGGCGGCGGCGAGTTTGACCGTCTCGCGGGGCTGTTGAACGCGGCCATCAGTGGCCTGCGGGAAAATCTCACCCAGGGTGAGCAGGTGAAAATCATGCTGCATCTGGCGGAAGGCACCAAAAACGACACCTTCCGCTGGTGGTTTGATGAAATCACCAAACGCCAGGTGCCGTTCGATGTCATTGGGTTGTCGATGTACACCTACTGGAACGGGCCCATCAGCGCGCTGAAAGCCAACATGGATGACATCAGTAAGCGTTACAACAAAGACGTGATTGTGGTCGAGGCGGCCTACGCGTACACGCTTGAGAACTGCGATAACGCCGAAAATAGCTTCCAGCAAAAAGAGGAAAAAGACGGCGGTTACCCGGCGACGGTGCAGGGCCAGTACGACTACGTGCATGACCTGATGCAGAGCGTGGCGAATGTCGAGAACCATCGCGGTAAAGGCATCTTCTACTGGGAGCCGGCCTGGATTGCGGTGCCCGGCAACACCTGGGCGACGCCCGCGGGCATGAAGTATATCCACGACGAGTGGAAGACCGGCAACGCCCGCGAAAACCAGGCGTTTTTCGATTGCCATGGGCAGGTGCTGCCGTCGGTGAAAGTCTTTAATTAA
- a CDS encoding beta-galactosidase — MNKFAPLSPKVSALLHGADYNPEQWEHYPGTVDSDIAMMQQAKCNVMSVGIFSWAKLEPEEGVFTFEWLDDVIDKLYQGGIHVFLATPSGARPAWMSQKYPQVLRVGRDRVPALHGGRHNHCMSSPVYREKTATINRLLAERYAHHPAVLGWHISNEYGGECHCDRCQENFRGWLKARYGTLDKLNAAWWSTFWSHTFTDWSQIESPAPQGENSIHGLNLDWHRFNTAQVTDFCRHELAPLKAVNPDLPATTNFMEYFYDYDYWQLAEPLDFISWDSYPMWHRDKDETELACYTAMYHDLMRTLKHGKPFVLMESTPGTTNWQPTSKLKKPGMHILSSLQAVAHGADSVQYFQWRKSRGSVEKFHGAVVDHVGHLDTRIGREVAQLGDMLSQLDPVVGARVDAQVAVIFDWESRWAMDDAQGPRNLGLEYEKTVAEHYRPFWEQGIAVDVINADADLSRYKLVIAPMLYMVRDGFAQRAEAFVEQGGHFVTTYWSGIVNETDLCHLGGFPGPLRKLLGIWAEEIDCLADGERNLIQGLAGNECGLQGPYQVRHLCDLIHTEGATALATYRDDFYAGRAAVTVNRFGAGKAWYVASRNDLAFQRDFFGNIIKELALTRALEADFPPGVTAHARQDGESAFIFVENYTGAPQSVTLPEGCVDMLTGDAVSGKLPLAPWGCRILRRHLA, encoded by the coding sequence ATGAACAAATTTGCGCCTTTAAGTCCGAAGGTCAGCGCGCTCTTGCACGGCGCGGACTATAACCCGGAGCAGTGGGAGCACTATCCCGGCACGGTAGATAGCGATATCGCCATGATGCAACAGGCGAAATGCAACGTGATGTCTGTGGGCATTTTCAGCTGGGCGAAGCTTGAGCCGGAGGAGGGCGTGTTTACCTTCGAGTGGCTCGACGACGTTATCGACAAGCTGTATCAGGGCGGCATTCACGTTTTCCTTGCCACGCCGAGTGGCGCGCGTCCGGCCTGGATGTCACAAAAATATCCGCAGGTATTGCGCGTAGGGCGCGACCGCGTACCGGCGCTGCATGGCGGGCGTCATAACCACTGCATGAGCTCGCCGGTCTATCGCGAAAAGACGGCGACCATTAACCGTCTGCTGGCGGAGCGCTATGCGCACCACCCGGCGGTGCTCGGGTGGCATATCTCTAACGAATATGGCGGCGAGTGCCACTGCGATCGCTGCCAGGAGAATTTCCGCGGCTGGCTGAAGGCGCGCTACGGCACGCTCGACAAACTCAACGCGGCCTGGTGGAGCACCTTCTGGAGCCACACCTTTACCGACTGGTCGCAGATTGAATCCCCGGCGCCGCAGGGCGAAAATTCCATTCACGGCCTGAATCTGGACTGGCACCGTTTTAACACCGCGCAGGTGACCGATTTCTGCCGCCATGAACTGGCTCCGCTGAAGGCGGTGAACCCGGATTTACCGGCGACCACCAACTTCATGGAATATTTCTACGATTACGACTACTGGCAGCTTGCCGAACCGCTCGATTTTATCTCCTGGGACAGCTACCCGATGTGGCACCGCGATAAAGACGAAACGGAGCTTGCCTGCTACACCGCGATGTATCACGACCTGATGCGCACGTTAAAACACGGCAAACCGTTTGTGCTGATGGAATCCACGCCCGGCACCACCAACTGGCAGCCTACCAGCAAGCTGAAAAAGCCGGGGATGCATATCCTCTCCTCACTCCAGGCGGTGGCGCACGGCGCGGATTCGGTGCAGTACTTTCAGTGGCGCAAGAGCCGCGGCTCGGTGGAGAAATTCCACGGCGCGGTCGTCGACCATGTCGGTCATCTTGATACCCGTATCGGGCGCGAAGTGGCGCAGCTCGGCGATATGTTAAGCCAGCTTGATCCGGTGGTCGGTGCGCGCGTCGATGCGCAGGTGGCGGTCATTTTCGACTGGGAAAGCCGCTGGGCGATGGACGACGCGCAGGGCCCGCGCAACCTCGGGCTGGAGTATGAAAAAACCGTTGCCGAGCACTATCGCCCGTTCTGGGAGCAGGGGATCGCGGTCGATGTGATTAACGCCGACGCCGATCTCAGCCGCTATAAGCTGGTTATCGCGCCGATGCTCTACATGGTGCGCGACGGCTTTGCACAACGCGCCGAAGCCTTTGTCGAGCAGGGCGGTCACTTCGTGACGACCTACTGGAGCGGCATTGTGAACGAAACCGATCTCTGCCATCTGGGCGGTTTTCCTGGGCCGCTGCGTAAGCTGCTGGGTATCTGGGCGGAAGAGATTGACTGCCTTGCCGATGGCGAACGCAACCTGATTCAGGGGCTGGCGGGCAATGAGTGTGGGCTGCAAGGGCCGTATCAGGTGCGCCACCTGTGCGATTTGATCCATACCGAAGGCGCGACGGCACTTGCGACCTATCGCGACGATTTCTATGCCGGGCGCGCGGCAGTGACCGTCAACCGGTTTGGCGCGGGCAAAGCCTGGTATGTCGCCTCGCGTAACGATCTCGCCTTCCAGCGCGATTTCTTCGGCAACATCATCAAAGAACTGGCGCTTACGCGTGCGCTGGAGGCGGATTTCCCGCCAGGCGTCACCGCGCATGCCCGCCAGGATGGCGAATCAGCGTTTATTTTTGTTGAGAACTACACTGGTGCGCCGCAGTCGGTGACGCTGCCGGAGGGCTGCGTGGATATGCTGACGGGCGATGCCGTCAGCGGCAAGCTGCCGCTCGCGCCCTGGGGTTGCCGGATCCTGCGCCGCCACCTCGCCTGA
- a CDS encoding glucose PTS transporter subunit EIIB produces MVSLKSFLQHVTRPQPASPTTLTEEERQQIARLVADFGGQDNIEHVDACMTRLRVKVKDLTRVDPHALQEEGALGVIILGQEVHAIFGKQSDALRKLLDERFTSQ; encoded by the coding sequence ATGGTTAGCCTCAAATCGTTTCTCCAGCATGTCACTCGCCCGCAGCCTGCAAGCCCCACCACGTTAACCGAGGAGGAGCGTCAGCAAATCGCTCGCCTGGTGGCGGATTTCGGCGGGCAGGACAATATCGAACACGTTGATGCGTGCATGACGCGACTGCGCGTCAAAGTGAAAGATTTAACCCGCGTGGACCCGCACGCGTTGCAGGAAGAAGGCGCGCTGGGGGTCATTATCCTCGGCCAGGAGGTGCATGCGATTTTCGGCAAGCAGTCCGACGCGCTGCGCAAGCTGCTGGATGAGCGTTTTACGAGTCAGTAA